One genomic window of Camelina sativa cultivar DH55 chromosome 5, Cs, whole genome shotgun sequence includes the following:
- the LOC109132975 gene encoding uncharacterized protein LOC109132975 yields MEDSGRGGVPFPGFEMRVHNDNCVFRRSLSCRLQRRAPCPLLLPPRPPPSSSTEAPSTTSAVSVSAFCQNGTDPIPLLSPLVLPSMLQPTPTTTSH; encoded by the coding sequence atggAGGATTCAGGGCGCGGAGGAGTTCCATTTCCAGGTTTTGAGATGAGAGTTCACAACGACAATTGTGTTTTCCGGCGATCTCTTAGCTGCCGGCTTCAAAGACGAGCTCCTTGTCCTCTCCTCTTACCACCAAgacctcctccttcttcttccacgGAGGCTCCTTCTACGACCAGCGCCGTTTCTGTGTCTGCGTTTTGTCAAAACGGCACAGATCCGATCCCTCTCTTGTCTCCTCTCGTCCTTCCTTCAATGCTTCAACCTACTCCAACCACCACCTCtcactaa
- the LOC104787962 gene encoding nucleolar protein 14 translates to MGKDNKTKKKPNKKGERRTGPDAVAMKAKPKKVVNPFESITSRQKFEILGKKRKGEERRISVSRTLAVDKRKNTLEKEYERSLKASVFLDKRIGEQNDELGEFDKGIIRSQRERQLKLAKKSMYNLSDGEEDIYEDGALGGSSVRDDFDSGLLSDEDLEDDDLEASESKRMKHLNRNKQVDASGEEVRHKSKKEVMEEIIMKSKLGRMEKAKQKEEKEKLMDELDKNFESLVNSQAMESLTKPFDVEEEKGNPYVNILNVMAMEIRARPSERTKTPEEIAQKEREKLEALEEERKKRMQETDDLSDEDEETGGEELTKRPMAISGDDLGDSFSVEEEKPKRGGWIDDVLEREDDVDNSESDENDGSSEDSESEEEDDNDDCELDGGDEKQRKVHHLKDWEQSDDELGDELEDEDEDDDEEEVEPTVHKKLKNDDAAPYKGEGLSGTVKQKTNMMKLSSTQRDIPFMIDLPQNFEELLALVEDCSNEDVILIVNRIRIAHSIKIKAENRKKMQVFYGILLQYFAVLTSKKPLNYELLNMLVKPLIEMSMEIPYFAAICARQRLLKTRAQFCEAIKNPEDGCWPSLKTLFLLRLWSMIFPCSDFRHAVMTPSILLMCEYLMRCPISSGRDIAIGSFLCSIVLLVAKQSKKFCPEAILFIRTLLMAASDKKSPSSEESEFYHFMELKSLTPLLCIQDDVKEVMPLNFLKIMDEPADSPYFSSDDFRASILSSVGETLRGFVEINEELSSFPEIFMPISTLLHQIGNQEKIPQTLKEKLVDVAKLIETKTKEHHKERKPLSMRKHKPVPIRMVNPKFEENFVNGRDYDPDKYRSDLKKLKKKLKQEAKGAQRELRKDNEFMSTVKAKEKAVHEQERAEKHGKNWAFLQEQEHAFKSGQLGKGKGKKRRR, encoded by the exons atggggAAAGATaacaaaacgaagaagaagccaaacaAAAAAGGCGAAAGAAGAACGGGACCAGATGCAGTCGCCATGAAAGCGAAGCCGAAAAAAGTGGTAAACCCATTTGAATCAATTACGTCTCGCCAGAAGTTCGAAATCCTCGGGAAGAAGCGTAAAGGTGAAGAACGACGCATCAGTGTCTCTCGAACTCTCGCTGTTGATAAGAGGAAGAACACATTGGAGAAAGAGTATGAGCGGAGTTTGAAAGCTTCGGTTTTTTTGGATAAGCGTATTGGAGAACAGAACGATGAGCTTGGAGAGTTTGATAAGGGTATAATTCGATCGCAGAGAGAGCGTcag TTGAAATTAGCGAAGAAGAGTATGTATAATTTGTCTGATGGGGAAGAAGATATTTATGAAGATGGTGCTCTTGGTGGTTCTTCTGTTAGGGATGATTTTGATTCTGGACTTTTGTCAGATGAAGatcttgaagatgatgatctggAAGCTTCTGAATCCAAGA GGATGAAGCATCTGAACAGAAACAAACAGGTTGACGCATCTGGAGAGGAAGTG AGGCATAAGAGCAAGAAGGAAGTCATGGAAGAGATCATTATGAAGAGCAAACTTGGCAGG atGGAGAAAGCTAagcaaaaagaggaaaaagaaaagctaatgGATGAGCTGGATAAAAACTTCGAGTCCTTGGTTAATTCTCAGGCGATGGAGAGTTTAACTAAGCCTTTTGATGTCGAAGAG GAAAAAGGCAATCCTTATGTAAACATTCTGAATGTTATGGCAATGGAGATTCGTGCTCGTCCTTCTGAGAGGACAAAGACACCTGAAGAAATAGCTCAGAAAGAGCGAGAAAAATTAGAGGCTCTTGAG GAAGAGCGTAAGAAAAGGATGCAGGAAACTGATGACTTGAGCGATGAGGACGAGGAAACTGGCGGTGAGGAATTAACAAAGAGGCCAATGGCCATTTCTGGCGACGATCTTGGTGATTCCTTCTCagtggaagaagagaagccGAAAAGGGGGGGATGGATTGATGATGTTCTTGAAAGAGAGGACGATGTTGATAATTCTGAAAGTGATGAGAATGATGGATCGTCTGAGGATtcagaaagtgaagaagaagatgataatgatgattgTGAGTTAGATGGGGGTGATGAGAAGCAAAGAAAAGTTCATCATTTAAAAGACTGGGAACAAAGTGATGATGAGCTAGGGGATGAActggaagatgaagatgaagatgatgatgaagaagaagtggagCCAACAGTACATAAAAAGCTGAAGAATGACGATGCTGCTCCGTATAAAGGAGAAGGGTTGTCTGGaactgtgaaacaaaaaactaataTGATGAAATTGAGTTCCACGCAGCGTGATATTCCTTTCATGATTGATCTTCCACAGAATTTTGAGGAATTGCTTGCTCTTGTGGAAGATTGTTCAAATGAAGATGTTATTTTAATTGTCAACCGAATCCGGATAGCACACTCCATTAAGATTAAAGCTGAAAACCGAAAAAAGATGCAG GTCTTTTACGGTATTCTGTTGCAGTATTTTGCCGTTCTTACAAGCAAGAAGCCCTTGAACTATGAGTTACTAAACATGCTTGTCAAACCTTTAATTGAGATGAGCATGGAGATCCCCTACTTTGCTGCAATATGTGCTCGCCAGCGGCTTTTAAAGACCCGTGCACAGTTTTGCGAGGCTATCAAGAATCCTG AGGATGGATGCTGGCCTTCCTTGAAAACATTGTTTCTCTTGCGGCTCTGGTCCATGATTTTTCCGTGCTCTGACTTTCGCCATGCTGTGATGACCCCATCGATATTGTTGATGTGTGAATATCTTATGCGTTGTCCCATCTCCTCTGGTCGTGATATTGCCATAGGTTCCTTTTTATGCTCCATTGTTCTGTTG GTTGCTAAACAATCTAAAAAGTTCTGTCCTGAAGCCATATTATTTATCCGAACTCTCCTGATGGCCGCTTCAGACAAAAAGTCACCATCATCTGAAGAATCTGAG TTTTATCATTTCATGGAATTAAAATCACTGACTCCATTGCTGTGCATACAAGACGACGTGAAGGAGGTCATGCCTCTTAACTTCCTAAAGATAATGGATGAGCCAGCAGACTCTCCATATTTCAGCTCTGATGATTTCAG AGCAAGCATCCTTTCAAGTGTAGGTGAGACTCTTAGAGGGTTTGTGGAGATAAACGAAGAATTGAGTTCCTTTCCAGAGATATTCATGCCCATCTCAACTTTATTACACCAAATTGGGAACCAAGAAAAGATCCCACAAACTCTCAAGGAGAAATTAGTGGATGTCGCAAAGCTCATTGAAACGAAAACCAAAGAGCATCACAAGGAACGCAAACCACTCTCTATGCGTAAGCATAAGCCAGTACCCATCAGAATGGTCAATCCCAAATTTGAAGAGAA CTTTGTTAATGGCAGGGATTACGATCCAGACAAGTACCGTTCTGACCTcaaaaagttgaagaaaaagTTGAAACAGGAAGCCAAAGGAGCACAGCGTGAGCTTCGCAAAGACAACGAGTTCATGAGCACTGTTAAAGCAAAAGAGAAGGCTGTGCATGAACAAGAGAGAGCAGAGAAACATGGCAAAAATTGGGCTTTTCTTCAGGAACAAGAACATGCTTTCAAATCTGGACAACTTGGTAAAGGCAAAGGCAAGAAGAGAAGACGTTGA
- the LOC104787963 gene encoding uncharacterized protein LOC104787963, which produces MGKKGDGFFLSRIRANVRVQAPTTTSQHGCSHEPPSSSTEIKGRRIMVVVDSCSEAKNALLWTLSHCAQPQDYILLLYFLKAKPSQSGGALATKEEEEEEDEEESCDKTTTSRANKKVLALKNICELKRPEVKTEVVVVKGDEKGPTIVKEAKEREASLLVLGQKKQHATWRLLMVWASQARPVTSKHDFVEYCINNSPCMAIAVRKRGKKLGGYTLTTKRHKDFWLLA; this is translated from the exons atggGAAAGAAAGGAGACGGGTTCTTTCTAAGCAGGATCAGGGCTAATGTAAGAGTCCAAGCACCGACAACTACGAGCCAGCATGGCTGCAGCCACGAGCCACCAAGTTCCTCCACAGagataaaaggaagaagaatcatgGTCGTGGTTGATTCTTGCTCTGAGGCTAAGAACGCTCTTCTTTGGACTCTCTCGCACTGTGCACAGCCTCAAGattacattcttcttctttactttcttAAAGCTAAACCCTCTCAATCAG GTGGTGCTCTAGctaccaaagaagaagaagaagaagaagacgaagaagaatctTGTGACAAAACCACAACGTCAAGAgctaataaaaaagttttagcCTTGAAAAACATCTGTGAGCTTAAAAGACCCGAG GTAAAGACAGAAGTGGTGGTTGTAAAAGGTGACGAGAAGGGTCCGACCATagtaaaagaagcaaaagaaagagaggctTCCTTGCTGGTTCTAGGCCAGAAGAAACAGCACGCTACGTGGCGGTTACTAATGGTATGGGCATCGCAGGCCCGACCCGTGACGTCCAAACACGATTTTGTGGAGTATTGCATCAACAACTCTCCTTGTATGGCCATTGCGGTTCGAAAGAGAGGCAAGAAGCTTGGTGGATACACTCTTACAACTAAGCGCCACAAAGATTTCTGGCTTTTGGCATGA
- the LOC104787964 gene encoding E3 ubiquitin-protein ligase At3g02290-like, translating into MGILLCCFRITEHVDESRNVPRIRGFTNPITNNFSPKFKQLFESLERGEISYVADEEEDVCPTCFYEYVEENPKIVLQCGHMFHLACIYEWMERSEACPFCSKTMLFLKGDEITEHVE; encoded by the exons ATGGGTATTCTACTTTGTTGTTTTCGAATTACGGAACACGTTGATGAATCTCGAAACGTACCAAGAATCAGAGGCTTCACTAACCCAATAACGAATAACTTTTCCCCCAAG TTCAAGCAACTATTTGAAAGCCTAGAAAGAGGAGAAATCTCCTATGTcgctgacgaagaagaagacgtttGCCCGACATGTTTCTATG AGTACGTTGAGGAGAACCCCAAGATAGTTTTGCAATGTGGACATATGTTTCACCTTGCATGCATCTATGAATGGATGGAGAGAAGTGAAGCTTGTCCCTTTTGTTCcaag ACAATGCTTTTCTTGAAGGGTGACGAAATTACAGAGCATGTGGAGTAA
- the LOC104787961 gene encoding uncharacterized protein LOC104787961, protein MRSTYIQQQHKKGMGENRQIRSRSWNRMPTKRCSANGIREEFIVVDDDEVIILDFPESSKSNASGTSRTGNKSILQRVISIDDDDDDDEEEEEDETGNVHKAGSSSSGNPPAGKTSAEVDNDDCQFIQEKCASFRFTKCNQPFSTMPSSGIRFGLGSDTDSDFSDSDGSDCEILEGSRSEVREQWEHAAFLKKMKKPGKAGLSEEAGTSNLHCDTNFRPDFERRTEQHDQASSFSAARNPDGGKAGLSEEAGPSNLHFDTRNPDGAKETSFTNFGTDGRIPDMASSFGSVEKDYRAKSSFFNKEEFQGPSPLSPEIRVEHESFATPSSHFTSSNEPIVQTSFKKVVEQPNKVQVQCGTSQSPEENPKKNTTYQPYTKEVEEEEDALKFSPPQTSAGDGVTTQSNGARGEHGISSLDQSREPIIDPIPSTSGQVQSSDGTAPVVDVMLNREMLKETDEYKKAQEEEWESRQRQLQIQAEEAQKQRKRRKLENTRQLEMERRQKERVEEVRETLKKDEESMNMKEKVRAELTKSLKQLELRSLNMASLLRGLGIHVGGGTSPLPDEVHAAYKRAVLKFHPDRASRGDIKQQVEAEEKFKLIVRMKDKFKF, encoded by the exons ATGCGTTCCACGTATATACAGCAGCAGCATAAGAAAGGAATGGGAGAGAATCGTCAGATTAGATCACGTTCTTGGAATAGAATGCCAACTAAAAGATGCAGTGCAAATGGCATAAGGGAGGAGTttattgtggttgatgatgatgaggttaTCATTCTTGATTTTCCCGAGTCATCTAAAAGCAATGCTTCTGGCACTTCAAGAACTGGGAATAAGTCTATTTTGCAGAGAGTGATTAGtattgacgatgatgatgatgatgatgaggaggaggaggaggatgagacAGGAAATGTTCATAAAGCTGGGAGTAGTTCAAGCGGTAACCCTCCTGCGGGTAAAACATCTGCGGAAGTGGATAATGATGATTGCCAATTCATTCAAGAAAAGTGTGCTAGTTTTAGATTTACAAAATGCAACCAGCCTTTCTCTACAATGCCCTCTTCTGGAATTCGATTTGGTTTAGGTTCTGATACTGACAGTGACTTTTCCGACAGCGACGGTTCTGATTGTGAGATTTTAGAAGGGTCTCGTAGTGAGGTCCGCGAGCAGTGGGAACACGCAGCtttcttgaaaaaaatgaagaagccTGGTAAAGCTGGTCTGAGTGAGGAGGCTGGTACATCAAATCTCCACTGTGACACTAATTTCAGGCCTGATTTTGAAAGGAGAACTGAACAACATGATCAAGCATCTTCCTTCTCTGCTGCCAGAAATCCAGATGGTGGAAAAGCTGGTCTGAGTGAGGAGGCTGGTCCTTCAAATCTCCACTTTGACACTAGAAATCCAGATGGTGCTAAAGAAACCTCTTTTACTAACTTTGGAACCGATGGTAGAATTCCTGATATGGCGTCTTCCTTTGGCTCGGTGGAGAAAGACTACCGAGCTAAATCTAGTTTTTTCAATAAAGAGGAATTTCAGGGACCGTCCCCACTGTCACCTGAAATACGAGTTGAACACGAAAGTTTTGCTACACCGTCAAGTCATTTTACTTCGTCAAATGAACCGATAGTTCAAACTAGTTTCAAAAAAGTTGTAGAACAGCCAAACAAAGTGCAAGTTCAATGTGGAACTTCACAGTCACCCGAAGAGAATCCAAAGAAAAACACCACATATCAACCTTATACCaaggaagttgaagaagaagaagacgcctTAAAATTTTCTCCGCCACAGACTTCTGCTGGGGATGGAGTTACAACGCAAAGTAATGGAGCCAGGGGTGAGCACGGGATCTCGAGTTTAGATCAATCAAGAGAACCGATCATTGATCCTATTCCATCTACAAGTGGACAAGTGCAAAGTAGTGACGGTACAGCTCCTGTAGTCGATGTCATGCTTAACAGAGAAATGTTAAAGGAGACTGATGAATACAAgaaagcacaagaagaagaatgggaGTCCAGGCAACGACAATTACAAATCCAG GCAGAAGAAGCTCAGAAGCAACGTAAGAGAAGAAAGTTAGAGAACACGCGACAGTTGGAGATGGAAAGAAGGCAAAAGGAGAGGGTAGAGGAAGTGAGAGAGACACTGAAGAAG GATGAAGAAAGCATGAACATGAAGGAGAAAGTCCGTGCAGAATTAACCAAATCACTTAAACAGCTGGAACTCAGGAGCTTGAACATGGCATCGCTGCTTCGAGGCTTAGGGATTCATGTTGGTGGCGGGACATCTCCTCTGCCAGATGAG GTACATGCAGCGTACAAACGAGCTGTATTAAAATTTCATCCGGACAGAGCATCAAGAGGTGACATCAAACAGCAAgttgaagcagaagaaaaatTCAAGCTTATTGTACGCATGAAGgacaaattcaaattttga